Genomic DNA from Acidimicrobiales bacterium:
GCTCGTGTTCTCCAACGCTGGAAGGCACTACAGCCTCACGGTGTCCCGCTCCAACGCTGCCCGGGTCGTGGAAACATTCAATGCGTGGGCAGCGACTCATCCCTCGCCCACAACGCCAAGCAGCGCCACCTAAACGCCAACGAGTCCGACAGCCCCAGCTCCGCCCAGCGGCTGCGTGGTCGCCTCTGCCTTCGACCACCGGCCGTGGGATGCGCGGCGCTCATTGCCTAGCGTCAATCGTCGACGGCCACCGGACTCGGTTTCGGTCCACCCGACAGACCGGTGTCGCTGGCGATTGCCGGCCGTGGCGGATCGAACCGGCCATCCATGATTCGACGCTGCGCCAAGGGCTGAGCCAGGTCGATCGTCACGGTGTAGGCGACCGCCATCGCCTTGCACGCCGAGCCATCGTTGTTGTCAGGGACACGCACGCGTACCACCACAGCATCGTTGGTTTCGACCACGCCGACGTCAATATCGTCACGATCGAGCTTGATCGGGCATGCCGGATCGGTCACCGAAACCGGCTCTCCGCGTTTCAGCGGGGTGTGATGGTGGCGAGTAGGTCCCAGTTGGGTCGGCCGGCGTAGAGCAGGGCACGGATCCGGTAGTTGGTGAACTGGCGGAACCCGAACGCCACACGCTTGACCCTCTTGATCAGATTGTTCGCCGCCTCGGTCGGCCCGTTCGACACCCGGGCCTGGTGCCAGGCCGAGATCTGGTTGCTCCAGCGGACAATCGACCGCCCGAGACGCTGGATCTCGGGCGGGCAGTCCTGGTCTTGGAGATCGTGACCGAGCCGTTCGACGAACTCGGCCGCGAGCACGGGGTCGTCGATGTCGTAGATGCTGCGCACCGTCTCTTTCGCATGCCACGCGTTGCGGACCTCACCGTGCGGGTCCCCAGCGTCGAGCAGGCCCAACAGCTTGGCTCGACCATCCTCGTCGAGGCGTTCATCAGCCATGGTGAGCAGCCGCCGGCATCGGTAGAGCGGGTCGTCTTTGTGGCCCCGGTGCCCGAGGGTCTGGTTCTGGACCCGGCGACGGACCTCATCGAGACGCTGGTTCGCCAGCTTGATCAGGTGGAACGGATCCGCGATCTGGGTGGCGTCGGGGAGCATCGTGTCGAACGCGAGCCGCCACGGACCCGACAGGTCCAGCACCGCCCAACAGATCGTGTCCCGCCACGACGGCGGCGTCTCAGCAAGCCATTCACACAACCCGATCGATGAGCGGCCCTCGATCACATCGATCAACTGACCCCGGGCAACATCAACAATCGAGGTCGACCACGCCTGGGTCCGCCACCGACCCCGCCTCGCGAACAAGACCTCATCGACCCCGAGCGCGTCCACCGTGCCGACCCGGTCGGTATCGGCATCGAGGAGCGCTTGCCCGTAGGCGACCACGGCGTCGTTCACGGCGTGCCAGTCAGCACCAAGCTCGGCGGCGACATCGCTGACCGCACGACCGTGGCGGCCGACCTGCACCGTGGCCCACCGTGCGGCCCGGTCGGTCAACGACAACCGGGGCGCTGCGATCTTGGGGTCCTCGTGCGTCCAGGACCGCTGCTGGCACCAGATCCTGGGGCAGCAGAAGCGGTGCTTGCGCCACCGCAACCTCACCGGCCGTCCGAAACAGGTCAGGTCGGCGAGTTCGACCACGGGCCGGTCCTTCACCCAAGCCCGTTCGCGGCATTGCGGACACGCCGGCGTCTCGATGATCGATTCGACGGTGACCTCGAGCCGGCCGGGCAGCGGTTCGGTGACGTCGACGATGTTGACCGCGCTCAAGCCGACCAGCAGCTCGCACGCGCGC
This window encodes:
- a CDS encoding ISL3 family transposase, with the translated sequence MFNPTRACELLVGLSAVNIVDVTEPLPGRLEVTVESIIETPACPQCRERAWVKDRPVVELADLTCFGRPVRLRWRKHRFCCPRIWCQQRSWTHEDPKIAAPRLSLTDRAARWATVQVGRHGRAVSDVAAELGADWHAVNDAVVAYGQALLDADTDRVGTVDALGVDEVLFARRGRWRTQAWSTSIVDVARGQLIDVIEGRSSIGLCEWLAETPPSWRDTICWAVLDLSGPWRLAFDTMLPDATQIADPFHLIKLANQRLDEVRRRVQNQTLGHRGHKDDPLYRCRRLLTMADERLDEDGRAKLLGLLDAGDPHGEVRNAWHAKETVRSIYDIDDPVLAAEFVERLGHDLQDQDCPPEIQRLGRSIVRWSNQISAWHQARVSNGPTEAANNLIKRVKRVAFGFRQFTNYRIRALLYAGRPNWDLLATITPR